The DNA region GCAGGCGGCTTCGGGCTGGTCATGACGGAGGCCGCGGCAGTGTCGCCGCAAGGTCGCATCTCCCCGCAGGACGCGGGGAGATGGAACGACGAACAACGCGACGCGTGGGCGAAGATCGTGGCGTTTCTGCACAACCAAGGCGCGAAAGCCGGTGTGCAGCTGGCGCACGCCGGTCGCAAAGGATCGCAATACGGCGAGTTCCCCGCCGACCCGAAAGAGAGCATCGCACCCGACCAGGGCGGTTGGGAGACCATCGCGCCGTCCCCGATCCCGTTCGCAGACCACCTCCCGCCCCGCGAGATGACCGGGGACGACATCGCGCGAACAAAGCAGGCGTCGTGGAAGCCGCCCGCCGCGCCGACGAGGCAGGATTTGACGTGGCCGAACTGCATGCGGCGCACGGCTCCCTGTTGCACGAGTTTCTCTCGCCGCTGTCGAACCAGCGCGCAGACGAGCATGGCGGCGACTTCGCCGGACGGACGAAATTCCTCATCGAAACCGCAGAAGCGGTGCGCGCGGTGTGGCCCGAGAGCAAGCCGCTGTTTGTGCGCGTCTCTGGCACAGACTGGATCGAAGGCGGGTGGGACGTCGAGCAATCCGGTCGTCTCGCCGAACTCGGCGTCGCATGGCGGGACGCCCCCTATCCGCCGCAGTACACGAGGGGGAAATGGGACGATGTCGTGAACACGGCGTGAGCCGGACGGTTTCCGGCGCGAAGGCGACGGCGCGCGCCGCATGTCGAGGAGTTCCGGGCGGGCCCTATGGCGCCGGCTCCCACCAGCGGGACATTTCCGGGTGTGGGCGTTGCGCGTCGACGCGCTGGCCGGGGGCCGGGTGCAGCACCTGGAGCCCGGTGTGGCGCTCGCGCTCTCGGAGCAGCCATTCGACAGGTTCGGCCCAGGGGTGCGGGGCGAGCCGGAACGTGGCCCAATGGATCGGCAGCATCGGCGCGGTCGGCTTCGCGAGGCAGAAGTGCGCCCGCACCGCCTCGTGAGGGTTCATGTGGATCTCACGCCACAGGTCGCTGTAGGCCCCGATCGGGAGCAGAGTGAGATCGTGGCGGCCAAGACGCTCGCCGATCTCCTCGAATGACCGGGTGAAGCCGGAATCTCCGCCGAAGTACACCTTGTGCCGGGGCCCGGCGATACTCCAAGAAGCCCACAGACTGGTGTTGCGCCGCAACCCCCGCCCGGAGAAGTGCCGTGCTGGCGCGCAGGTGAAGGCGAGGCCGCCGACTGCCGCCTCTTGCCACCAATGCCGTTCGAGGATCCGGCCGGCCGGGACGCCCCAGTGGCGCAGATGCGCGCCCACGCCGACCGGGACCACGAACAATGCGCCGGTGCGCTCGGCGAGCGCGCGGACCGTGCCCACGTCGAGATGGTCGTAATGGTCGTGGGACAGCAGCACGACGTCCAACTCCGGCAGCTGCTCCACCGGCAGCGGCGGCGGATGCGAACGCGCGGGGCCGACGAGTTGGCTCGGCGAGCAACGCTTGCTCCACACCGGGTCCGTGAGCACCCGTCTGCCGTCGATCTCCACGAGCACGCTGGCATGCCCGAACCATGTCACCGCGAGTTCGCCCGGCTCCGCTGGGAACACCGGTCGGATCGCCGGGACAGCGAGGCCCGGCCGCCCCGACAGCAGTTGCCGGGCGAGGAGCCGGGCCGTCTGCGCCGGGGAGCGCGCGCCTGACGCGCGTGCTGGCGCATCGGGGACCGGGGCCAACGGCGGCTCTGGAAGGTTCTGGAACGCCTGGCCCGGCGCAGGACGGCGCCCCATCGCGAACAACACGGCACGGGCGTGCGCCGCCGTCGCAGCGGCCAAAGCCGCCGCGACGACCGGGACAAGGCCCGCCGCCGCTCGGCCCAGGCGCGGCGCCCCTTGGCCGACCGACGGAGCGGAAGCCATCACTTGCCTTGGAAAACCGGGGGCCGTTTTTCGAGCTTCGCCATGAACCCCTCTTTCACGTCTTCGGTGAACAGCAGCGCTCCCGCGGCGTCCGACAGCTCCTGCGCCACCGGGCGCTCGAAGTCTTCGCGCAGGATCCGCTTGGTGAGCTTGAGCGAAAGCGGGGCAAGCCCCCCGATGTGCTTGGCCCATGCGAGCGCCGCGTCCCGGTCCCCGATCTTATTGGCGAACCCGCAGGCAAGCGCCTGTTCTGCGGTGATTTTTTCCGCGGAGTACAACAAGGTGCGCGCCGTCGTGCCGCCCGCAACGGCGACGAGTCTGCGGATCGACTCGGGGTCGTACGCGACGCCCATCCGGGCCGTCGGGATCTGGACGAACGCTTCCGGGTCGAGGACACGCAGGTCGCAAGCCAGGGCGATCTGCACCCCGGCGCCGATGACCGGGCCGTTGACCGCGGCCAGCACGGGGACTGGGGTCTGCGTGATCGCGCGCAGCAGCTTCATCTGGACTTTGGGCCCTTCGACCGGGTCGGAGTTGGAGAGGTCCGCGCCGGAGCAGAACGTGCTGCCTTGCCCGGTGACCACGACGACCCGCACGTCTTCGTCCGCGGCGGCCTCTTCGAACGCCTGGGTCAGAGCTTTGATGGTGGGCACGTCGATCGCATTGCGCTTCTGCGGGCGCTGCAACTCGATCACAGCCGCATGTCCGTCGCGGGTCACTCCGATCATCAGCAAAAACTCCTCAGTCCGATGCTTTTCGACCCTGAGCGTACTCGACTGGCGCTGATACCGTCAGCGCGGCAGAACCTTCTGTGTGCGGCGCGCATTCCCCTCCCCCGGAACCATAATTCCCGGCTATCTCCCAGCAAACCCCAGGCTTGCTCACAAGTAAGCTCGTTAGAGTCAGCAGGGAAGCCAGGCGGTATCCACGCCTGAGGCTGACCCACCGAGAATGCTCATCCGTTTAGGAGATGATCCGCATGACCGTCACCCCTCGCACCACGACGTTCGCCGCGAGCGCTGTCGCGCTCGCGGCAGGCGCGTCGTTCCTCTTCTGCGGCTCCGCGTCGGCGGACCCGCAAGAGCAGGACAGCTCGCCGCTGGTGAACACCACCTGTTCCGTCGAACAGATCGACGCCGCGACCCAGAAAGAAGCGCCGGAGTTCTGGGAGCACATCAGCGCGGACCCCGAGAAATTGCAGAAGGCCCACGAGCGGATGCAGGAATTCCTGGACAAATCGCCCGAGGAGCGCCAAGCCGCCATTGACGAGTTCACCTCGCACGCCAAAGACCGCGCGGGTAAGGAAAAGTGGACCAAGGAGCACGAGAAAGAGGTCCAAGACACCATGGACCGCGTCTTCAGCACCTGTGAACAGTACTGATCGCCCATCACTGAGACGGACGGGGCGAAAAGCCCCGCCAGCCGGTAGCTTTTTTGCTACTCTGAATACCAACCTTCGACATCTCTAAGGAGAATCCATGCCTCGCATTCGTTCCTTCGCCCCTGTTCTCATCGCCGCCGCCGCTGGTCTGGCTTTCCCCGCCGCCGCGAACGCCGACGTCGAGGCGGACATCGTGAACACCAGCTGTTCCGCCGAGCAGATCGAGGCGGCTCTTCAGCAGGCTTCGCCGATCGCGTACGGGTTCCTCACCTCTGACCCGCAGCGCAAGGCGGAAACCGATCAGCAGCTCTCGAAATTCCTCTCCCAGCCAGCCGCGGGCCGCAAAGCCGCGCTGCACAAGCCTTCGGAGGATGGAAAGCCGACCATGCTGGCCACGCTGACCAGCCCGCAGTACGCCCCCGTCACCCAGCAGGTCTTGAGCACTTGCGACCAGTTCTGAGCAGACAAGCGTGAGCATCGCGGGGCCCATCGGGGTTTTCAGCCCACACAGACGCCGCCGACGCGCCGAGCTTCGGCCGTCCGGCCGTCAACCCCGATGGGCGCCCGGTGCCCGCAGCCTCCTTCTGGGGGCTGCGGGCGTTCTCGTTTTGCTCGGGCCTGCGCCCGCCTGGGCGGACCACGGCGACCCGCCGCATCCGGTTCCCTCTTGGTATCCCGATCCCGGTCCGCTCGCATCGACTTCCTGCACGGCGGACCAGGTTTTGAACGCCGTCCAACAGGTCGCCCCGGATGTGTGGGCGAAACTCAACGCCGAGGACGAGCGCGGCGGCAAGTCGATGATCCAAGCGCGAAATTGGCTGCTCGTCTACTTGAAGAATCTTCCGGGGAACCGAGAAGTGAAAACCAAAGCCCCGAACTCGCACGAGTACCGGCCTTATTGGATCAACGACATCGGCGATCGGATGGGTTCGGTCACGGCAGCGTGCGGCAAATACCCCGCAGGCGGCAGGCAGCGCTGAGGCGCTGCGCCCTCGCGGCGGCCCTTTGTCGGCCGAGTTTCACCTCTCGATGACTCCAACACGCACTGGCTTCCTCGCCGGCGGCGAACTGCGGCGCACGCCCTTGTAACCCGATGTTTTCACAACGCAGAACCACAAAAGCATCTGCACTTGATATTCTGGTGATCCTGAGTAGATGGAAAACCCAGGGGATAGAAAACGCAAACTCAAGGATTCTTCCTTCAGGAGTGACATGACTCGATCTTCTCTCGCCCGCACGAGCCGGAACACCGGCCTTGGCCTGCTCGCCGCAGTTGTCATCGGGTTGAGCCCGCATGCCGCCGCAGACGACGCGCTCGACCTGAGTTTCTTCAAGAACAGCAAATGCTCCGCGACCCAGATCTATCACGCGATGGAGCGGGTGGCTCCTGCGGAAATCGCACAGATAAAATCTGGCCCGATCGGCAGCCGTCGACAAAAATGGCTGATGAACTGGCTGATCCGCACACGTGAAGCTGTGGACGCGGGGTCGATGATCCCCAACTTCGAATCCAGCAGCGGCGGCCAGTTCGGCGATGTGGACTGGCGCAAAATATTCGCGCCCCACCAGGATCAGATCGCTGCGGACTGCCCCAACGAGTAGCGGCGCACCGCGACCAGTTCCTGGGGAGGCACTGTTTTCCTGGGGGCACTGCGCGGATATGGCACTGCGCGGATGCGGCGCTGCGCGCACGAGCAACTCCGTCGATGAGACGCAAGCGCTCACGAGCAACAGGGACCGACCCGGCGTTGGGCCCGAGCAGCGGGGCCGCCCAGGAGCAGCTCGGAACAAACACAGGAGCAACAGGCAGGGCGCCGCATGGGCGCGCAGGGTCGTCTGGACCCAGAGAACCTAGGCGAGCCTACCCCGCAGAGCCTCTAACTCCTCTCGCAGACCTTGCGGAAGCCGCTCGCCGATGAAGGCGAACCACTGCTCGATACCGTCCAACTCGGCCTTCCACTCGTCTGGGCGGACCGCGATCGCCTG from Segniliparus rotundus DSM 44985 includes:
- a CDS encoding MBL fold metallo-hydrolase, whose product is MASAPSVGQGAPRLGRAAAGLVPVVAAALAAATAAHARAVLFAMGRRPAPGQAFQNLPEPPLAPVPDAPARASGARSPAQTARLLARQLLSGRPGLAVPAIRPVFPAEPGELAVTWFGHASVLVEIDGRRVLTDPVWSKRCSPSQLVGPARSHPPPLPVEQLPELDVVLLSHDHYDHLDVGTVRALAERTGALFVVPVGVGAHLRHWGVPAGRILERHWWQEAAVGGLAFTCAPARHFSGRGLRRNTSLWASWSIAGPRHKVYFGGDSGFTRSFEEIGERLGRHDLTLLPIGAYSDLWREIHMNPHEAVRAHFCLAKPTAPMLPIHWATFRLAPHPWAEPVEWLLRERERHTGLQVLHPAPGQRVDAQRPHPEMSRWWEPAP
- a CDS encoding enoyl-CoA hydratase; the encoded protein is MIGVTRDGHAAVIELQRPQKRNAIDVPTIKALTQAFEEAAADEDVRVVVVTGQGSTFCSGADLSNSDPVEGPKVQMKLLRAITQTPVPVLAAVNGPVIGAGVQIALACDLRVLDPEAFVQIPTARMGVAYDPESIRRLVAVAGGTTARTLLYSAEKITAEQALACGFANKIGDRDAALAWAKHIGGLAPLSLKLTKRILREDFERPVAQELSDAAGALLFTEDVKEGFMAKLEKRPPVFQGK